The following coding sequences are from one Ficedula albicollis isolate OC2 chromosome 14, FicAlb1.5, whole genome shotgun sequence window:
- the SBK1 gene encoding serine/threonine-protein kinase SBK1 translates to MDSFCFVCFQKEELQPLHLHSAAMSAGSIEQEPSRKLGCCGVPLITEDMQSLAIRTLSGTDITKHYDLIRELGKGTYGKVDLVSHKSTGTKMALKFVNKSKTKLKNFLREFSITNTLSSSPFIIKVFDVVFETEDCYVFAQEYAPGGDLFDIIPPQVGLPEELVKRCVQQLGLALDYMHSKSLVHRDIKPENVLLFDRDCRRVKLADFGMTRKVGCRVKRISGTIPYTAPEVCQAGRAEGFAVDTSIDVWAFGVLIFCVLTGNFPWEAAVASDAFFEEFVRWQKGRLAGLPSQWRRFTDSALRMFQRLLALDPEKRCPVKEVFYFIKCDLMAEVRCRPSYRSRKHARDKLPAGPHCHEPGASCTPAPLKRTVLTEASAARGPEPG, encoded by the exons CGCAGCCATGAGCGCGGGCTCGATTGAGCAGGAGCCGTCGCGCAAGCTGGGCTGCTGCGGGGTGCCCCTGATCACCGAGGACATGCAGTCCCTGGCCATCCGCACGCTCTCGGGCACCGACATCACCAAGCACTACGACCTCATCCGCGAGCTCGGCAAGGGCACCTACGGCAAGGTGGACCTGGTGTCCCACAAAAGCACAG GCACCAAGATGGCCCTGAAGTTCGTCAACAAGAGCAAGACGAAGCTGAAGAACTTCCTGCGGGAGTTCAGCATCACCAACAcgctctcctccagccccttcaTCATCAAGGTCTTCGACGTGGTCTTTGAGACCGAGGACTGCTACGTCTTTGCTCAGGAGTACGCCCCTGGTGGGGACCTCTTCGACATCATCCCGCCTCAG GTGGGGCTCCCCGAGGAGCTGGTGAAGCGCTGCGTGCAGCAGCTGGGCCTGGCCCTGGACTACATGCACAGCAAGAGCCTGGTGCACCGGGACATCAAACCCGAGAACGTGCTGCTCTTCGACCGCGACTGCCGCCGCGTCAAGCTGGCGGATTTCGGCATGACCCGCAAGGTGGGCTGCCGGGTCAAGCGCATCAGCGGCACCATCCCCTACACGGCGCCCGAGGTGTGCCAGGCCGGCCGCGCCGAGGGCTTCGCCGTGGACACCAGCATCGACGTCTGGGCTTTCGGGGTGCTCATCTTCTGCGTCCTCACCGGCAACTTCCCCTGGGAGGCGGCGGTGGCGTCCGACGCCTTCTTCGAGGAGTTTGTGCGGTGGCAGAAGGGGCGGCTGGCGGGGCTGCCCTCGCAGTGGCGGCGCTTCACGGACAGCGCCCTGCGGATGTTCCAGCGCCTGCTGGCCCTGGACCCCGAGAAGCGCTGCCCCGTCAAGGAGGTTTTCTACTTCATCAAGTGCGACCTCATGGCCGAGGTGCGCTGCCGGCCCTCGTACCGCTCCCGCAAGCACGCCAGGGACAAGCTGCCGGCCGGGCCGCACTGCCACGAGCCCGGCGCCTCCTGCACCCCCGCCCCGCTCAAGAGGACCGTCCTGACCGAGGCGAGCGCGGCGCGCGGCCCcgagcccggg